Proteins found in one archaeon genomic segment:
- the yjjX gene encoding inosine/xanthosine triphosphatase, producing the protein MIVSAGTENPSKLEGITKAFVRYYPDVQLRPVDASSIARAQPHGLEEMALGATARARHAMSTAGGDFGVGVEAGLFKIGDSYFDTQLAAIVDSAGKASLGHSAGYMLPKGSMEKLLAEGKELEEWAVALSGTPEVGDKGGLIQHLTKDRMTRAELTEQCVLTALIPWHHRGVYGF; encoded by the coding sequence GTGATAGTTTCCGCCGGGACCGAGAACCCATCCAAGCTCGAGGGCATCACCAAGGCCTTCGTAAGATACTACCCTGACGTCCAGCTCAGGCCTGTCGACGCCTCATCGATAGCCAGGGCCCAGCCCCACGGCCTCGAAGAGATGGCCCTGGGCGCCACAGCCAGGGCAAGGCACGCAATGTCCACCGCCGGGGGCGACTTCGGAGTGGGAGTAGAAGCGGGCCTCTTCAAGATCGGAGACTCTTACTTCGACACGCAGCTCGCCGCCATCGTAGACTCCGCGGGCAAGGCCTCCCTCGGCCACTCCGCCGGCTACATGCTCCCTAAGGGCTCGATGGAGAAGCTCCTCGCCGAAGGCAAGGAGCTCGAGGAGTGGGCCGTGGCCCTGAGCGGGACCCCCGAGGTCGGGGACAAGGGAGGCCTCATCCAGCACCTGACCAAGGACCGCATGACCCGCGCCGAGCTGACCGAGCAGTGCGTCCTCACCGCCCTCATCCCCTGGCACCACCGCGGCGTCTACGGGTTCTGA
- a CDS encoding DUF1059 domain-containing protein, translating to MNGFSADLKQVCGCSWAVVGSSADEVVSKTKVHAKETHQMNEVSAELGQKLHEAMRPTM from the coding sequence ATGAACGGTTTCTCAGCAGACCTAAAGCAGGTGTGCGGGTGTAGCTGGGCCGTGGTCGGTTCGAGCGCGGACGAGGTCGTCTCCAAGACGAAGGTCCACGCGAAGGAGACCCATCAGATGAACGAGGTCTCCGCCGAGCTCGGTCAGAAGCTCCACGAAGCCATGCGGCCCACGATGTAA